The following coding sequences lie in one Motilibacter peucedani genomic window:
- the purN gene encoding phosphoribosylglycinamide formyltransferase produces MRTVRHPARLVVLVSGSGTLLQALLDAGPEALGAEVTAVGADRDGIAGLQRARDRGIAEFVVPPADYPSRQAWDVAMGEATAAYAPDLVVSAGFMRILGPAFLSRFPDRVVNTHPALLPAFPGAHAVRDALAYGVRVTGSTVHLVDEGVDTGPILAQEAVAVERDDDEPALHERIKVVERRLLVDVVGRLARSQWSVEGRKVRIS; encoded by the coding sequence GTGAGAACAGTGCGGCACCCGGCACGCCTGGTGGTGCTCGTCTCCGGCTCCGGCACGCTGCTCCAGGCGCTGCTCGACGCCGGGCCCGAGGCCCTCGGCGCCGAGGTGACCGCCGTGGGCGCCGACCGCGACGGCATCGCCGGGCTGCAGCGCGCCCGCGACCGCGGCATCGCCGAGTTCGTCGTGCCGCCCGCCGACTACCCCAGCCGGCAGGCGTGGGACGTCGCGATGGGGGAGGCGACCGCCGCGTACGCTCCCGACCTCGTCGTCTCGGCGGGGTTCATGCGCATCCTGGGGCCGGCGTTCCTGTCGCGGTTCCCCGACCGGGTGGTCAACACCCACCCGGCGCTGCTCCCGGCGTTCCCCGGCGCCCACGCCGTGCGCGACGCGCTGGCCTACGGCGTGCGGGTCACCGGGTCGACGGTGCACCTGGTCGACGAGGGCGTCGACACGGGGCCGATCCTGGCCCAGGAGGCGGTCGCCGTCGAGCGCGACGACGACGAGCCCGCGCTGCACGAGCGCATCAAGGTCGTCGAGCGCAGGCTGCTCGTCGACGTCGTCGGCCGCCTCGCGCGGTCGCAGTGGTCCGTCGAGGGCCGGAAGGTGAGGATCTCGTGA
- the purH gene encoding bifunctional phosphoribosylaminoimidazolecarboxamide formyltransferase/IMP cyclohydrolase, with protein MSDARIPVRRALVSVYDKTGLDELARGLHEAGVVIVSTGSTAARIAADGIPVTAVEEVTGFPETLEGRVKTLHPHVHAGILADLRKSEHAQQLADLGIAPFELVVVNLYPFRDTVLSGATPDECVEQIDIGGPTMVRAAAKNHPSVAVVTDPGRYDQVLEIVREGGFTLHQRQKLAAEAFAHTASYDIAVASWMGSVLAPSDDGTGFPAWTGASWERADVLRYGENPHQRAALYRHWRPGLAHATQLGGKQMSYNNYVDTDAAWRAAHEHEQPCVAIIKHANPCGIAVGADVAEAHRKAHACDPVSAYGGVIAVNRPVTRALVEQLEGVFTEVLAAPDFDDDALDLLSSKKNLRVLRVPRATAPDPVEFRPVSGGLLMQTVDRLQAEGDVPASWTLAAGEPVDEQTFADLAFAWRACRTVKSNAILLAKDGATVGVGMGQVNRVDSARLAVARAGERARGAVAASDAFFPFPDGLEVLVHAGVTAVVQPGGSIRDKDVFDVADEAGVAVYVTGSRHFFH; from the coding sequence GTGAGCGACGCCCGCATCCCCGTACGCCGCGCGCTGGTCAGCGTCTACGACAAGACCGGGCTCGACGAGCTCGCGCGTGGCCTGCACGAGGCCGGTGTCGTCATCGTGTCGACCGGCTCGACCGCCGCGCGCATCGCCGCCGACGGCATCCCCGTGACGGCCGTGGAGGAGGTCACCGGCTTCCCCGAGACGCTCGAGGGACGGGTCAAGACGCTGCACCCGCACGTCCACGCCGGCATCCTGGCCGACCTGCGCAAGAGCGAGCACGCCCAGCAGCTCGCCGACCTGGGCATCGCACCCTTCGAGCTCGTCGTGGTCAACCTCTACCCGTTCCGCGACACGGTGCTCTCGGGCGCGACGCCCGACGAGTGCGTCGAGCAGATCGACATCGGCGGGCCCACGATGGTCCGCGCGGCGGCCAAGAACCACCCGAGCGTCGCGGTCGTCACCGACCCGGGACGCTACGACCAGGTGCTCGAGATCGTGCGCGAGGGCGGCTTCACGCTCCACCAGCGCCAGAAGCTCGCCGCCGAGGCCTTCGCCCACACCGCGTCCTACGACATCGCGGTCGCCTCCTGGATGGGCAGCGTGCTCGCGCCCAGCGACGACGGCACGGGCTTCCCCGCGTGGACCGGCGCCTCGTGGGAGCGCGCCGACGTGCTGCGCTACGGCGAGAACCCCCACCAGCGCGCCGCCCTCTACCGGCACTGGCGCCCGGGGCTCGCCCACGCGACGCAGCTCGGCGGCAAGCAGATGTCCTACAACAACTACGTCGACACCGACGCCGCCTGGCGCGCCGCGCACGAGCACGAGCAGCCGTGCGTCGCGATCATCAAGCACGCCAACCCCTGCGGCATCGCGGTCGGCGCCGACGTCGCCGAGGCGCACCGCAAGGCCCACGCCTGCGACCCGGTGTCGGCCTACGGCGGCGTCATCGCGGTCAACCGGCCGGTGACCCGGGCGCTGGTCGAGCAGCTCGAGGGCGTCTTCACCGAGGTGCTCGCCGCGCCCGACTTCGACGACGACGCACTCGACCTGCTGTCGTCGAAGAAGAACCTGCGGGTGCTGCGCGTCCCGCGCGCGACGGCGCCCGACCCGGTCGAGTTCCGCCCCGTCAGCGGCGGGCTGCTCATGCAGACCGTCGACCGGCTCCAGGCCGAGGGCGACGTGCCCGCGTCCTGGACGCTGGCCGCCGGCGAGCCCGTCGACGAGCAGACCTTCGCCGACCTCGCCTTCGCCTGGCGGGCCTGCCGCACGGTCAAGTCGAACGCGATCCTGCTCGCCAAGGACGGCGCCACCGTCGGCGTCGGCATGGGCCAGGTCAACCGGGTCGACTCCGCGCGCCTCGCGGTCGCCCGCGCCGGCGAGCGGGCGCGCGGCGCCGTGGCTGCCTCCGACGCGTTCTTCCCGTTCCCCGACGGGCTCGAGGTGCTCGTCCACGCGGGGGTCACGGCGGTCGTGCAGCCGGGCGGCTCGATCCGCGACAAGGACGTCTTCGACGTGGCCGACGAGGCCGGCGTGGCGGTCTACGTCACCGGCTCGCGCCACTTCTTCCACTAG
- a CDS encoding DMT family transporter, with translation MADARALRKEAAVALGVLSGAMVAVQARINGTLATRVGDAVTAACVSFGTGLLVIAALVASREATRHGVRALLAALRTGRLRWWQAVGGAGGAGFVIVQASVVPVVGVALYSVSVVAGQTSSGLAVDRVGLGPAGRAPVTGPRVAAAALTVVAVLVSVSGRLGNASHLVALAAAVAAGAVVAAQQAVNGHVSRASGQPQVAGLLNFLTGGVVLALVLLVRALLGAGPEHGLPHEWWLYVGGTLGLVSIVAAAAVVRVLGVLTLGLCSVLGQLGGSLVVDAVAPVHGQGVTWRGVLGAALTGVAVLVAQRRRGRAA, from the coding sequence GTGGCCGACGCCCGCGCGCTGCGCAAGGAGGCGGCCGTCGCGCTCGGGGTGCTCTCGGGTGCGATGGTCGCGGTGCAGGCACGCATCAACGGCACGCTCGCCACCCGCGTCGGGGACGCCGTCACCGCCGCCTGCGTCAGCTTCGGCACCGGGCTGCTCGTCATCGCCGCGCTCGTGGCCAGCCGCGAGGCCACGCGCCACGGCGTACGCGCGCTGCTCGCCGCGCTGCGCACCGGCCGCCTGCGCTGGTGGCAGGCCGTGGGCGGCGCCGGTGGCGCCGGCTTCGTCATCGTGCAGGCCTCGGTCGTGCCGGTCGTCGGGGTGGCGCTCTACTCGGTCTCGGTCGTCGCCGGGCAGACCAGCAGCGGGCTGGCGGTCGACCGGGTCGGGCTGGGGCCCGCCGGCCGGGCGCCCGTCACCGGGCCGCGCGTCGCGGCCGCCGCCCTGACCGTGGTCGCCGTGCTGGTGTCCGTGTCCGGCCGGCTGGGGAACGCCTCGCACCTCGTGGCGCTGGCCGCAGCCGTCGCGGCCGGCGCGGTGGTGGCCGCGCAGCAGGCGGTCAACGGGCACGTCAGCCGCGCGTCGGGGCAGCCCCAGGTCGCGGGCCTGCTCAACTTCCTCACCGGCGGGGTCGTGCTGGCCCTCGTGCTGCTGGTGCGCGCGCTGCTCGGCGCCGGGCCCGAGCACGGCCTCCCGCACGAGTGGTGGCTCTACGTCGGCGGCACGCTCGGACTGGTCAGCATCGTCGCCGCGGCCGCCGTGGTCCGGGTCCTCGGCGTCCTCACCCTCGGGCTGTGCTCGGTGCTGGGCCAGCTCGGCGGCAGCCTGGTCGTCGACGCCGTCGCGCCGGTCCACGGCCAGGGCGTGACCTGGCGCGGTGTCCTGGGCGCCGCGCTGACCGGGGTGGCGGTGCTGGTGGCGCAGCGCCGGCGCGGCCGGGCCGCGTGA
- a CDS encoding bifunctional methylenetetrahydrofolate dehydrogenase/methenyltetrahydrofolate cyclohydrolase, giving the protein MTATILDGKATAADIRADLKVRVARLAEARVTPGLGTVLVGDDPGSAAYVAGKHRDCAEVGIASIEVALPADATQADVEAAVDDLNADPACQGYIVQLPLPRGLDEQAVLGRMDPAKDADGLHPVNLGRLVLDQPAPLPCTPRGCLELLRRYDVPLAGAEVVVIGRGVTAGRPMGLLFTRRTENATVTTCHTGTRDLAAHVRRADVVVAAAGVPGLVTADMVKPGAALLDVGITRVVGADGKGRYTGDVDPAAAEVAGWLAPMPGGIGPMTRAMLLSNVVEAAERGLAAR; this is encoded by the coding sequence GTGACGGCGACCATCCTCGACGGCAAGGCCACCGCAGCGGACATCCGCGCCGACCTGAAGGTGCGCGTCGCGCGCCTCGCCGAGGCGAGGGTGACCCCGGGGCTGGGCACCGTGCTCGTCGGCGACGACCCCGGCAGCGCCGCCTACGTCGCGGGCAAGCACCGCGACTGCGCCGAGGTCGGCATCGCCAGCATCGAGGTGGCCCTGCCCGCAGACGCGACGCAGGCAGACGTCGAGGCCGCGGTCGACGACCTCAACGCCGACCCGGCCTGCCAGGGCTACATCGTCCAGCTGCCGCTGCCGCGCGGGCTCGACGAGCAGGCGGTGCTGGGGCGCATGGACCCGGCCAAGGACGCCGACGGGCTGCACCCGGTCAACCTCGGCCGGCTCGTGCTCGACCAGCCGGCGCCGCTGCCCTGCACCCCGCGCGGCTGCCTGGAGCTGCTGCGCCGCTACGACGTGCCGCTGGCCGGCGCCGAGGTCGTCGTCATCGGGCGCGGCGTGACCGCCGGGCGCCCGATGGGGCTGCTGTTCACCCGGCGCACCGAGAACGCGACCGTCACGACGTGCCACACCGGCACCCGCGACCTGGCGGCCCACGTGCGCCGTGCCGACGTGGTGGTCGCGGCCGCAGGCGTACCCGGGCTCGTCACCGCCGACATGGTCAAGCCGGGCGCCGCGCTGCTCGACGTCGGCATCACCCGCGTCGTCGGCGCCGACGGCAAGGGCCGCTACACCGGCGACGTCGACCCGGCCGCTGCCGAGGTCGCGGGCTGGCTGGCGCCCATGCCGGGCGGCATCGGCCCGATGACCCGCGCGATGCTGCTCTCGAACGTCGTGGAGGCCGCCGAACGCGGGCTCGCCGCCCGCTGA
- a CDS encoding DUF3017 domain-containing protein, translating to MREWPLASVVVVALVGLGLVADHDQPVRRGLLVVAAALLLGALLRAGLPTGRAGLLAVRGRLIDVALLAAGGAALAVLVLATPSGRG from the coding sequence ATGCGCGAGTGGCCGCTCGCCTCGGTCGTGGTGGTCGCGCTGGTGGGCCTCGGTCTCGTCGCCGACCACGACCAGCCCGTGCGCCGCGGCCTGCTCGTCGTCGCGGCCGCACTGCTGCTCGGCGCCCTCCTCCGGGCCGGGCTGCCGACCGGGCGGGCAGGCCTGCTCGCGGTGCGCGGGCGCCTGATCGACGTCGCGCTGCTGGCGGCGGGGGGCGCGGCCCTGGCGGTGCTGGTGCTGGCGACCCCGTCAGGGCGGGGCTGA
- the mdh gene encoding malate dehydrogenase translates to MARSGKVTVVGAGFYGSTTALRLAEYDILDEVVLTDVVEGKAEGLALDMNQSRPIEGFETRVTGATTGTDGSGYEVIAGSDVVVITAGLPRKPGMSRMDLIETNAKIVRGVAENVARHAPEAVVVVVSNPLDEMTALAQLATGFPKNRVLGQAGMLDTARFTNNVAEELGVPVGSVKTLTLGSHGDTMVPVPSRCTVDGKPLTDVLSQERIDHLVERTRNGGAEVVALLKTGSAYYAPSAAAARMARAIVEDAGVVMPVCAWVDGEHGISGVYLGVEAELGRQGVTRVVESELSEAELAALEEAAEAVRAKQADVKDL, encoded by the coding sequence GTGGCGCGCAGTGGCAAGGTGACGGTCGTCGGGGCCGGCTTCTACGGGTCGACGACGGCCCTCCGGCTGGCCGAGTACGACATCCTCGACGAGGTCGTGCTCACCGACGTCGTCGAGGGCAAGGCCGAGGGCCTGGCGCTCGACATGAACCAGTCGCGGCCGATCGAGGGCTTCGAGACCCGGGTCACCGGCGCGACCACCGGCACCGACGGCTCGGGCTACGAGGTCATCGCCGGGTCCGACGTCGTGGTGATCACGGCCGGCCTGCCGCGCAAGCCCGGCATGAGCCGCATGGACCTCATCGAGACCAACGCCAAGATCGTGCGCGGCGTGGCCGAGAACGTCGCCCGCCACGCGCCCGAGGCCGTGGTCGTCGTCGTGTCCAACCCGCTCGACGAGATGACCGCGCTGGCCCAGCTCGCCACCGGCTTCCCGAAGAACCGGGTGCTCGGCCAGGCCGGCATGCTCGACACCGCGCGCTTCACCAACAACGTGGCCGAGGAGCTCGGCGTGCCGGTCGGCAGCGTGAAGACGCTGACCCTCGGCTCGCACGGCGACACGATGGTGCCGGTGCCCAGCCGCTGCACGGTCGACGGCAAGCCGCTGACCGACGTGCTCTCGCAGGAGCGCATCGACCACCTGGTCGAGCGCACCCGCAACGGCGGGGCCGAGGTCGTCGCCCTGCTCAAGACCGGCTCGGCCTACTACGCGCCCTCGGCCGCCGCGGCCCGCATGGCCCGCGCGATCGTCGAGGACGCCGGCGTCGTCATGCCGGTGTGCGCCTGGGTCGACGGCGAGCACGGCATCTCCGGCGTCTACCTCGGCGTCGAGGCCGAGCTCGGCCGCCAGGGCGTCACCCGCGTCGTCGAGAGCGAGCTGTCCGAGGCCGAGCTCGCCGCCCTCGAGGAGGCCGCCGAGGCCGTCCGGGCCAAGCAGGCCGACGTCAAGGACCTCTAG
- a CDS encoding NADP-dependent isocitrate dehydrogenase gives MAKIKVQGPVVELDGDEMTRIIWQFIKDQLILPYLDVDLRYFDLGMENRDATDDQVTIDAAHAIQEHGVGVKCATITPDEARVEEFGLKKMWKSPNGTIRNILGGVIFREPIIMSNVPRLVPGWTKPIVVGRHAFGDQYRATDLKVPGEGSLTLTFTPKDGSAPVELDVYDFPGPGVALAMYNLDASIRDFARASMRYGLNRGYPVYLSTKNTILKAYDGRFKDIFAEVYETEFKAEFEAAGITYEHRLIDDMVAAALKWEGGYVWACKNYDGDVQSDTIAQGFGSLGLMTSVLLSPDGRTVEAEAAHGTVTRHYRQHQQGKPTSTNPIASIFAWTRGLEHRGNLDGTPEVSAFAQDLERVCIETVEAGQMTKDLALLISKDAPWLTTQDFLAALDENLQKARA, from the coding sequence ATGGCGAAGATCAAGGTCCAGGGGCCGGTCGTCGAGCTCGACGGCGACGAGATGACCCGCATCATCTGGCAGTTCATCAAGGACCAGCTGATCCTGCCCTACCTCGACGTGGACCTGCGCTACTTCGACCTGGGCATGGAGAACCGCGACGCGACCGACGACCAGGTCACGATCGACGCGGCGCACGCGATCCAGGAGCACGGCGTCGGCGTCAAGTGCGCGACGATCACGCCCGACGAGGCCCGGGTCGAGGAGTTCGGCCTGAAGAAGATGTGGAAGTCGCCCAACGGCACGATCCGCAACATCCTCGGCGGCGTCATCTTCCGCGAGCCGATCATCATGAGCAACGTCCCGCGCCTGGTGCCGGGCTGGACCAAGCCGATCGTCGTCGGCCGCCACGCCTTCGGCGACCAGTACCGCGCCACCGACCTCAAGGTGCCGGGCGAGGGCTCGCTCACGCTGACCTTCACCCCGAAGGACGGCAGCGCGCCGGTCGAGCTCGACGTCTACGACTTCCCCGGCCCCGGCGTGGCGCTGGCGATGTACAACCTCGACGCCTCGATCCGCGACTTCGCGCGCGCCTCGATGCGCTACGGGCTCAACCGCGGCTACCCGGTCTACCTCTCGACCAAGAACACGATCCTCAAGGCCTACGACGGCCGCTTCAAGGACATCTTCGCCGAGGTCTACGAGACCGAGTTCAAGGCCGAGTTCGAGGCCGCCGGCATCACCTACGAGCACCGCCTCATCGACGACATGGTCGCCGCGGCGCTCAAGTGGGAGGGCGGCTACGTCTGGGCCTGCAAGAACTACGACGGCGACGTCCAGTCCGACACGATCGCCCAGGGCTTCGGCTCGCTCGGCCTGATGACCAGCGTGCTGCTCAGCCCCGACGGCCGCACCGTCGAGGCCGAGGCCGCCCACGGCACGGTCACCCGGCACTACCGCCAGCACCAGCAGGGCAAGCCGACCTCGACCAACCCGATCGCCTCGATCTTCGCGTGGACCCGCGGCCTCGAGCACCGCGGCAACCTCGACGGCACGCCCGAGGTCAGCGCGTTCGCGCAGGACCTCGAGCGCGTCTGCATCGAGACCGTCGAGGCCGGCCAGATGACCAAGGACCTCGCGCTGCTCATCAGCAAGGACGCCCCCTGGCTCACCACCCAGGACTTCCTCGCCGCGCTTGACGAGAACCTGCAGAAGGCCCGCGCCTAG